The following are from one region of the Paenibacillus sp. JZ16 genome:
- a CDS encoding DUF4185 domain-containing protein produces MKTALLAGLILLLCGCTNGSKVNPQLDGADKEFLLKGITGLEQITQLTGEPSPNRTDRYAVYGTDLGSMMNDGERTYFVFGDTFGEREPGQTGGGGSYWRSNTMAYTTDAEAADGITFEGMVTDEFGTAKELLPSAKIDYEEMTKIPTHGIAAGGALYLYYMSVKHWGDPGKWDANYSSVAKSVDNGETWELQDQLRWPGDGNFIQVSPYKVENDAGGSNIYFWGIPAGRFGGVQLMKVGEEHIEKQSKYEYFSGVDADGNPQWSTDMEDAIEVVDDTAGELSVVWNAYLERWLMTYLKEGRGVVIREGITPWGPWGKPLDLVRAEDYPGLYGPYMNERYTENDGQTIYFTLSLWDPYNVFWFKASLEK; encoded by the coding sequence GTGAAAACGGCTTTGCTTGCCGGCCTAATCTTACTGCTCTGCGGCTGCACGAACGGCAGCAAGGTGAATCCCCAGCTTGATGGAGCAGATAAGGAGTTTTTATTAAAAGGCATAACCGGCCTGGAACAAATTACGCAATTGACCGGCGAACCATCGCCTAATCGCACGGATCGTTACGCGGTGTACGGGACCGACCTCGGTTCCATGATGAACGACGGGGAACGAACTTACTTCGTGTTCGGGGATACGTTCGGCGAGAGGGAGCCAGGACAGACTGGCGGAGGAGGCAGCTACTGGCGCTCCAATACGATGGCCTATACAACGGATGCGGAGGCGGCTGACGGCATCACATTTGAAGGCATGGTGACGGATGAATTCGGAACGGCCAAGGAACTGCTGCCCTCCGCCAAAATCGACTACGAAGAAATGACGAAAATCCCGACCCACGGCATTGCGGCAGGAGGTGCGTTGTATTTGTACTACATGTCGGTCAAACATTGGGGAGATCCGGGGAAGTGGGACGCCAATTACAGCAGCGTCGCCAAATCGGTTGATAACGGAGAAACCTGGGAGCTGCAGGACCAGCTCCGTTGGCCGGGGGATGGCAATTTCATTCAGGTAAGCCCCTATAAGGTGGAGAATGACGCAGGCGGCTCGAACATTTATTTCTGGGGTATTCCAGCCGGGCGCTTTGGCGGCGTTCAGCTTATGAAGGTGGGGGAGGAGCACATCGAGAAGCAGTCCAAGTACGAGTATTTTAGCGGCGTGGATGCTGACGGCAATCCCCAGTGGAGCACCGATATGGAGGATGCAATAGAAGTGGTGGATGACACGGCAGGCGAGCTTTCGGTTGTATGGAATGCTTATCTGGAACGCTGGCTGATGACATATCTGAAGGAAGGTAGGGGTGTTGTCATACGTGAAGGCATAACGCCATGGGGACCATGGGGCAAGCCTCTGGATTTGGTCCGAGCCGAGGATTATCCGGGACTGTACGGTCCCTATATGAATGAGCGGTATACCGAGAATGACGGGCAAACGATCTACTTTACCTTGTCTTTATGGGATCCATACAACGTCTTCTGGTTTAAAGCCTCGCTGGAAAAATGA
- a CDS encoding glycoside hydrolase family 172 protein codes for MDHQAALSSLSLTRTGKRKRESSYDRSGGNKDYFSINPGDLTEICSIPGAGAITHIWMTMASDVPAEELYLPRKIVLRMYWDQETEPSVEAPIGDFFGMGHGLTKNYTSAALMMSPEDGKAFNSFFRMPYADGARITIESEAEHPIKFYFYVDYESYDKLPEEELRFHAQWHRENPTDGIPDTGVDNAFYEFGSKNTTGSGNYVILDAVGKGHYIGCNFNVHNLRDTREWNWYGEGDDMIFIDGEPWPPTLHGTGMEDYFNTAWCPQQEVCTPYHGIILGGGPNWSGKISTYRYHILDPIMFESSIKVTIEHGHNNHRSDDVSSTAYWYQAEPHRPFPKLPKVDNRLPLPDIKPLNPASMKQIFGHSNP; via the coding sequence ATGGACCATCAAGCAGCATTATCTTCACTCAGCCTTACCCGAACCGGAAAAAGAAAACGGGAATCCAGCTACGACCGTTCTGGAGGCAATAAAGACTACTTCTCCATCAACCCAGGCGATCTGACCGAAATTTGCAGCATTCCGGGCGCTGGCGCCATCACTCACATCTGGATGACAATGGCCAGCGACGTCCCTGCGGAGGAATTGTATTTGCCGCGAAAAATCGTTCTCCGCATGTACTGGGACCAAGAGACGGAGCCCAGCGTGGAAGCGCCGATTGGCGATTTTTTCGGAATGGGGCACGGGCTCACCAAAAATTATACGTCAGCGGCATTGATGATGAGTCCCGAGGACGGCAAGGCATTCAACAGCTTCTTCCGTATGCCGTATGCGGATGGAGCCCGCATTACGATTGAGAGCGAGGCGGAGCATCCAATCAAATTTTATTTCTATGTGGATTATGAGTCCTACGATAAGCTGCCTGAGGAGGAGCTGAGATTCCATGCCCAGTGGCACCGGGAAAATCCGACCGACGGTATTCCGGACACCGGGGTGGACAACGCCTTCTACGAATTCGGCAGCAAGAATACGACCGGCAGCGGCAACTATGTCATTTTGGACGCGGTCGGAAAGGGCCATTACATCGGCTGCAACTTCAATGTCCACAACCTGCGCGATACGCGGGAATGGAACTGGTACGGCGAAGGCGACGACATGATCTTCATCGATGGGGAACCGTGGCCTCCGACCTTGCACGGAACAGGCATGGAGGATTATTTCAACACGGCTTGGTGTCCGCAGCAGGAGGTGTGCACCCCGTATCATGGCATTATTTTGGGAGGGGGACCGAACTGGAGCGGCAAAATCTCCACGTACCGTTATCATATCCTGGACCCGATCATGTTCGAGAGCAGCATCAAGGTTACGATTGAGCACGGCCATAACAATCATCGTAGCGACGATGTTTCCTCAACGGCGTATTGGTATCAGGCAGAACCGCATCGCCCTTTCCCGAAACTGCCGAAGGTCGATAACCGATTGCCTCTGCCGGATATCAAGCCGCTTAACCCTGCCAGCATGAAACAGATCTTCGGCCATTCTAACCCTTGA
- a CDS encoding ribulokinase, which translates to MKQLYTIGVDFGTESGRALLVDITTGREVATHVTPYTHGVMDEVLVHSGLKLGQDWALQHPDDYIEVLRQSIPRVLSEANVSPDQVIGIGIDFTACTMMPLDAGGTPLCMLEEWRDNPHSWVKLWKHHAAQDEANLINEAAKRRGEKFLARYGGKLSSEWMLAKSLQILNEAPELYEHAVLFMEAADWVVMELTGQLARSSCTSGYKANWHKRDGYPSKEFLQSLDPRFGTLVEAKLRGPIKPLGSKAGGLTDSMAAITGLLPGTAVAVAIIDAHAMVPAVSVVTPGKLVLAMGTSTCHLILSDKEVTGEGICGVVEDGIIPGYYGYEAGQSAVGDIFAWYVDEAVPEYVRRKAAEDRLGIHEWLERGASQYEPGQTGLLALDWWNGSRSVLMDADLSGVILGLTLQTKPEEIYRALLEATAFGTRAIIEAFTESGVEVQELYACGGLPQRNRLLMQIYADVTGKEIKVADTVQTAAFGAAMFGAVAAGKERGGFESIVEAAEAIARVREETFKPIEANVRVYDQLYKEYKGLHDYLGRGENGVLKRLKALKSGKLPE; encoded by the coding sequence ATGAAGCAGTTATACACCATTGGCGTGGATTTTGGTACGGAATCGGGCAGAGCTCTGTTGGTTGATATCACGACCGGGCGAGAAGTTGCTACCCATGTGACGCCATACACGCATGGAGTCATGGACGAGGTGCTGGTCCACTCGGGTTTGAAGCTGGGGCAGGATTGGGCGCTGCAGCATCCAGATGATTACATAGAGGTGCTTCGGCAATCCATCCCGCGCGTGCTCTCGGAGGCTAACGTATCTCCGGATCAAGTCATCGGGATCGGCATCGACTTCACGGCATGCACGATGATGCCGCTGGATGCCGGGGGGACTCCGCTGTGCATGCTCGAGGAATGGAGGGACAATCCGCATAGCTGGGTAAAGCTGTGGAAGCATCACGCGGCTCAGGATGAAGCGAACCTGATTAATGAGGCCGCTAAGCGGCGAGGGGAGAAATTTCTTGCACGCTACGGAGGGAAGCTGTCCTCGGAGTGGATGCTTGCGAAGTCTTTACAGATTCTGAATGAAGCTCCCGAGTTGTATGAGCACGCTGTACTGTTTATGGAGGCTGCCGATTGGGTGGTCATGGAATTGACCGGTCAGCTCGCACGGAGCAGCTGCACCTCAGGTTATAAAGCCAATTGGCATAAACGGGATGGATATCCGTCCAAGGAGTTCCTCCAGTCGCTTGATCCGAGGTTCGGGACCCTTGTGGAGGCGAAGCTGCGAGGCCCGATCAAGCCACTGGGTTCAAAAGCTGGCGGATTAACCGACTCGATGGCAGCTATAACCGGGCTTCTGCCAGGAACCGCGGTAGCCGTAGCCATCATCGATGCCCATGCCATGGTGCCGGCCGTCAGTGTCGTAACTCCGGGTAAACTGGTGCTCGCCATGGGAACCTCTACCTGTCATTTGATATTAAGCGACAAGGAAGTGACGGGAGAAGGGATTTGCGGTGTCGTCGAGGACGGGATCATCCCCGGTTATTACGGGTATGAGGCAGGACAATCGGCCGTTGGCGATATATTTGCCTGGTATGTGGATGAGGCAGTGCCGGAATATGTAAGACGCAAGGCTGCCGAAGATCGCCTCGGCATTCATGAGTGGCTTGAGAGGGGAGCATCACAATATGAGCCTGGCCAAACCGGCCTGCTGGCTCTCGACTGGTGGAATGGAAGCCGTTCCGTACTGATGGATGCCGATCTGAGCGGTGTCATCCTTGGATTGACCCTGCAGACCAAGCCAGAGGAAATATACCGGGCGCTTCTGGAGGCTACCGCCTTCGGAACGCGAGCGATCATCGAAGCCTTTACCGAAAGCGGGGTTGAAGTCCAGGAGCTCTATGCTTGCGGCGGATTGCCGCAGCGAAACCGGCTGCTGATGCAAATCTATGCCGACGTTACCGGCAAGGAAATCAAAGTAGCGGATACCGTCCAGACGGCTGCCTTTGGTGCAGCTATGTTCGGTGCCGTTGCGGCAGGCAAAGAGCGGGGAGGCTTTGAGAGCATCGTAGAGGCAGCAGAAGCCATAGCTCGTGTTCGTGAAGAGACCTTTAAGCCGATTGAGGCCAACGTGCGTGTATATGATCAATTATACAAGGAATATAAAGGACTTCATGATTATTTGGGAAGAGGCGAAAACGGGGTGTTGAAACGCTTGAAAGCATTAAAGAGCGGAAAATTACCGGAATGA
- a CDS encoding L-fucose isomerase: MQYQTHNCNRLQNQLPKIGIRPVVDGRRGGIRESLEDVTMDMAKRTARLLTERLRHSNGLPVECVMADTCIGGVAEAARTEEKFARENVGLTISVTPSWCYPTETMDTHPTRPKAIWGFNGTERPGAVYLAAALGAHNQKGLPAFSIYGRDVQDIGDTEITADVEEKLLQFAKAGLAVATMKGTSYLSMGTVSMGIAGCIVDEDFFQKYLGMRNEYVDMTEFVRRIELEIYDHDEYERALSWIKENCKPGADVNPEHLKRTDEQKQQDWETVAKMALIARDLMVGNPKLAEMGYGEEALGRNALAAGFQGQRAWTDYFPTGDFMEAILNSSFDWNGLREPYMVATENDNLNGITMLFGHLLTDAAQVFADVRTYWSPEAVKRVTGYQLEGIAAQGVIHLINSGPAALDGTGRQTKDGRPAMKPFWEITQEEVQDCLDAVKWCPAIDFFRGGGFSTDFTTREGMPVTIARINRVAGVGPVLHIAEGMTVELPDAVHDILDQRSDPTWPTTWFVPNLTGQGLFRDVYTVMSNWGSNHAAMSYGHIGGELITLASMIRIPVCMHNVPEERIFRPSAWTAFGGLEPVSADYRACAAYGPLYK; the protein is encoded by the coding sequence ATGCAATATCAAACTCACAACTGCAATCGATTGCAGAATCAGCTGCCGAAGATTGGTATACGACCTGTTGTAGATGGTCGGAGGGGAGGCATTCGGGAATCGCTGGAGGACGTAACGATGGATATGGCGAAGCGAACGGCGCGTCTGCTTACCGAACGGCTAAGGCATAGCAACGGGCTGCCGGTAGAATGCGTGATGGCTGACACCTGCATTGGAGGCGTAGCCGAAGCCGCACGTACGGAGGAGAAGTTTGCCAGGGAGAATGTCGGTCTTACCATTTCGGTGACTCCCTCCTGGTGTTATCCAACGGAAACGATGGATACGCATCCGACAAGGCCGAAAGCCATTTGGGGATTTAACGGAACGGAGCGCCCCGGTGCCGTGTATCTGGCAGCAGCTCTTGGCGCGCATAATCAGAAGGGACTTCCGGCTTTCTCTATCTATGGTCGGGATGTGCAGGATATCGGGGATACCGAAATTACGGCTGACGTAGAGGAGAAACTTTTGCAATTTGCAAAGGCTGGCCTTGCCGTAGCGACCATGAAGGGGACTTCGTATCTGTCGATGGGCACAGTATCTATGGGAATCGCGGGCTGTATCGTCGACGAGGATTTTTTCCAGAAGTATCTTGGGATGCGCAATGAATATGTGGATATGACGGAATTCGTAAGACGAATCGAGCTGGAAATTTACGATCATGACGAATATGAGCGGGCGCTTTCCTGGATTAAAGAAAACTGCAAGCCTGGGGCGGACGTCAATCCGGAGCATTTGAAGCGAACCGATGAGCAGAAGCAGCAGGATTGGGAGACCGTCGCGAAGATGGCGTTGATCGCGCGCGATTTGATGGTGGGTAATCCGAAGCTGGCGGAAATGGGATACGGAGAGGAAGCGCTCGGGCGAAATGCGCTGGCTGCAGGTTTTCAAGGACAACGTGCCTGGACGGATTATTTTCCGACCGGGGATTTCATGGAGGCTATACTGAACTCATCCTTTGATTGGAATGGTCTGAGAGAGCCCTACATGGTCGCAACGGAGAACGACAATCTGAATGGGATTACGATGCTGTTCGGACATCTTCTCACGGATGCAGCGCAGGTATTTGCGGATGTTCGTACATACTGGAGCCCGGAAGCCGTAAAGCGTGTAACCGGGTATCAGCTTGAGGGAATTGCGGCGCAGGGCGTGATCCACCTGATCAATTCCGGGCCTGCTGCCCTTGACGGGACGGGAAGGCAGACAAAGGACGGCAGACCGGCGATGAAGCCGTTCTGGGAAATCACGCAGGAGGAAGTTCAGGACTGCCTCGATGCGGTCAAATGGTGTCCGGCTATTGATTTCTTCCGCGGGGGTGGCTTCTCAACCGACTTTACGACCCGGGAAGGTATGCCGGTAACGATCGCGAGAATAAATAGGGTTGCGGGTGTTGGACCGGTCCTTCATATTGCCGAGGGGATGACCGTTGAGCTGCCGGACGCGGTACACGATATATTGGATCAGCGAAGTGATCCTACATGGCCGACGACCTGGTTCGTGCCGAATCTGACCGGTCAAGGCCTGTTCAGGGATGTATATACCGTGATGAGCAATTGGGGATCCAACCATGCCGCTATGAGTTATGGGCATATCGGCGGGGAATTGATCACCTTGGCATCAATGATCCGCATTCCGGTATGCATGCACAACGTTCCGGAGGAACGGATATTCCGGCCAAGCGCCTGGACCGCCTTTGGCGGACTGGAACCGGTCTCGGCCGATTACCGGGCATGCGCAGCTTACGGTCCTTTGTACAAATAG
- a CDS encoding LacI family DNA-binding transcriptional regulator has translation MAKATIKQVAAAAEVSTATVSRVLNDSDYVSDEIKERVMAAVNQLNYRPSAIARSLKQDRTYMIGVIVPDISNPYFMGISRGIEDIVGKEGFQLIFCSSDENPDKERRLLKLMQEKRVDAVVLATSGGNDPAIKQLADSKMPIVLVDRKPDSPEAGLTLDLVAEDNTEGASRLTRKLLEDGHTVIGVVNGPTRSSTGRERLEGVRKAMKEYGLNEEPMVYNGDFSTEDGIRAIQHFLAGGRRPTAVISLNNRMSLGVLLEIVRCGLKIPADMAVASFGEVEAGPLLKESGLYYMEQHPYDMGIKTGEILLRRIRDEAPLSEPEIAIYSNEVKQLD, from the coding sequence TTGGCAAAAGCAACGATTAAACAAGTAGCAGCGGCAGCAGAAGTATCCACGGCAACCGTTTCAAGAGTGCTGAACGACAGCGATTATGTAAGCGATGAAATTAAAGAGCGAGTGATGGCGGCGGTGAACCAATTGAATTACCGTCCAAGCGCCATCGCCCGCAGTCTGAAGCAGGACCGGACCTATATGATCGGGGTTATTGTTCCTGATATTTCCAACCCTTATTTTATGGGGATCTCCAGAGGTATTGAGGACATTGTAGGCAAAGAAGGCTTTCAGCTTATATTCTGCAGCTCGGATGAGAATCCGGACAAGGAACGACGACTGCTTAAGCTTATGCAGGAAAAGCGCGTGGACGCCGTCGTACTGGCGACGTCGGGCGGCAATGATCCGGCGATCAAGCAGCTGGCGGATTCCAAAATGCCGATTGTTCTCGTAGACCGGAAGCCGGACTCGCCGGAAGCGGGTTTGACTCTCGATCTGGTAGCCGAGGACAATACCGAGGGCGCATCCCGCCTGACCCGGAAGCTGCTTGAGGATGGTCATACGGTTATTGGTGTAGTAAATGGACCGACGAGATCCAGCACAGGAAGGGAACGTCTTGAAGGTGTCCGGAAAGCAATGAAGGAATACGGTTTGAACGAGGAACCCATGGTGTACAATGGAGACTTTTCTACGGAGGATGGAATCCGCGCGATACAGCATTTTCTGGCAGGGGGAAGAAGGCCAACTGCGGTTATATCCCTGAATAACCGCATGAGTCTCGGTGTTTTGCTTGAGATTGTGCGTTGCGGTCTAAAGATTCCGGCCGATATGGCCGTAGCTTCTTTCGGTGAAGTAGAGGCCGGTCCATTACTCAAGGAATCGGGACTCTATTATATGGAGCAGCATCCCTATGACATGGGGATCAAAACCGGCGAGATTCTTCTGCGTCGAATTCGCGATGAGGCCCCGCTGTCTGAACCTGAAATAGCGATTTACAGCAATGAAGTGAAACAGCTGGATTGA
- a CDS encoding aminoglycoside phosphotransferase family protein: MREIIWLEKSETLELLLEHEPAIQVIPLESGLEAEVAKIVTPSADYVLKVWNKTSKPDVQMQYRILNALYSHGRAVSKPVGWGTDRNSNPVMLTSYDGTPVQIVNQSKLVKLAKTLMDIHKLPLDSLNGFGLPRYDFVSYFYPRMDEFPDIQHPLMELVEFAHMKQECIIHGDYHLGNILEHENKLTVIDWTNVQMGDPRYDIAWSIILMWIYVSEKQASFYRVAFCAENRYEADELELFEAIACLRWVLLSRVDHPPIRKDTIARVRSILTSNTYLNIRAL; this comes from the coding sequence TTGCGGGAAATCATTTGGTTGGAGAAAAGCGAGACGCTTGAGCTATTGTTGGAACATGAACCTGCAATTCAAGTCATCCCGTTAGAGTCCGGTCTGGAAGCAGAGGTGGCGAAGATCGTCACGCCATCGGCAGACTACGTACTAAAGGTTTGGAATAAAACGTCCAAACCCGACGTTCAAATGCAGTATCGAATATTGAATGCATTGTATTCGCATGGAAGGGCCGTATCGAAGCCTGTGGGCTGGGGGACAGACCGGAATAGCAATCCAGTAATGCTGACCAGTTACGACGGCACGCCCGTACAAATAGTCAATCAGTCTAAACTAGTAAAGCTTGCGAAAACGCTAATGGATATACATAAGCTGCCCCTGGATAGCCTGAACGGCTTCGGGCTGCCGAGGTATGATTTCGTCTCTTATTTTTATCCTCGAATGGATGAGTTCCCGGATATCCAACATCCATTGATGGAGCTTGTTGAGTTTGCACATATGAAACAAGAATGTATCATCCATGGCGATTATCACCTTGGCAATATTCTTGAGCATGAAAACAAACTGACCGTGATCGATTGGACGAATGTCCAAATGGGCGATCCCCGATATGATATCGCATGGTCGATTATCTTAATGTGGATATATGTAAGCGAGAAGCAAGCGTCCTTTTACCGTGTTGCATTTTGTGCCGAGAACCGTTACGAAGCCGATGAGCTTGAGCTGTTTGAAGCCATTGCGTGTCTGCGCTGGGTTTTGCTTAGCAGAGTGGACCACCCTCCCATTAGAAAGGATACGATCGCTAGGGTAAGGTCGATATTGACGAGCAACACGTATTTAAATATCAGGGCTCTTTAA
- a CDS encoding winged helix-turn-helix transcriptional regulator — protein MSDRSEHREDYEACTEVIGEVLKIVAVKRAVHVIGELHDGPQRFNRLRRSLGNISTQSLTVILRHLEQNGIISRQVLPTMPVTVEYSLTDQGREFEEVLNVIHDWGASRRMHRTPLGKASFSAEK, from the coding sequence TTGAGCGATCGTTCAGAGCATCGTGAGGATTATGAGGCATGTACGGAGGTTATCGGCGAGGTTTTAAAAATAGTGGCAGTGAAACGCGCGGTTCACGTAATCGGTGAACTGCATGATGGTCCCCAGCGGTTTAACCGCTTGCGTCGGAGTTTGGGCAATATCAGCACGCAATCATTGACAGTGATTCTGAGGCATCTGGAGCAAAACGGCATCATTAGCCGTCAGGTATTGCCGACTATGCCGGTTACCGTGGAGTATTCATTGACAGACCAAGGTAGAGAATTTGAAGAGGTCCTAAATGTGATACATGATTGGGGAGCATCTAGGAGAATGCATCGGACTCCTTTAGGAAAAGCAAGCTTCTCAGCAGAGAAATAG
- a CDS encoding DHA2 family efflux MFS transporter permease subunit, producing MSTTITTIKEIRAPLFAIIIGMFMVLLNMTAMNVAIPNLMNSFQSSLSFMQWATTGYILAEAAIIPVAGWLADRFGSRRMFILAIFIFTICSILCALSVNAEQFILFRVLQGLGGGIVMPIGYAIVFQISPPDKVGTVMGSYLGVPILIAPAIGPVFAGWLVDNVSWPFLFWVNVPVGLLGIWFGLRYLPKLKSQTQAKLDKLGMIFGPIAFAALVYGVNQAGDAGWGSIQTIIGLAVGVAALLLFILIELGNSEPLLELRVFRSKSFTSAMLILWITAAAFYGNFFLVPVYLQQVKGLNAFDTGLLMISPAIASIVLMQIGGRMYDRFRSVKLLVIIGTALLGLGAFLLFTDSFGRGTGIILVAMTLAGSGHALYAMSLNAFVMNAAPQGLINRVTSLNNASQQVVGSFAVAVFSTLLTTRISASSHSVPKVDAWADAFSFTFLVVMTVAALGVVMGLLLLKPWEQVDKPIDQQQHNKMTGG from the coding sequence ATGTCGACCACCATTACTACCATAAAAGAAATTCGCGCACCCTTATTCGCTATCATCATTGGCATGTTTATGGTCCTACTTAATATGACAGCCATGAATGTAGCCATTCCTAATCTAATGAATTCCTTTCAAAGCTCGTTATCTTTTATGCAATGGGCGACCACGGGTTATATTCTTGCCGAAGCGGCCATCATTCCGGTAGCCGGCTGGCTGGCTGATCGTTTTGGCAGCAGGCGCATGTTTATCCTGGCAATCTTCATTTTTACAATCTGCTCTATTCTGTGCGCACTCTCGGTCAACGCAGAGCAATTTATACTATTTCGTGTACTTCAAGGTTTAGGAGGAGGTATAGTCATGCCCATTGGTTATGCCATTGTCTTTCAGATCAGTCCTCCTGATAAGGTAGGAACCGTAATGGGATCGTACTTGGGCGTTCCCATTCTTATTGCACCAGCCATCGGACCCGTGTTTGCCGGGTGGTTGGTGGATAACGTTAGCTGGCCCTTTTTATTCTGGGTGAATGTACCTGTAGGCTTATTAGGAATCTGGTTTGGACTACGCTATCTTCCTAAACTGAAGAGTCAGACTCAAGCTAAGCTGGATAAACTCGGAATGATTTTTGGTCCAATCGCTTTTGCCGCCCTCGTCTATGGCGTGAATCAAGCGGGCGATGCCGGATGGGGCTCCATACAGACCATTATCGGCCTTGCGGTTGGTGTTGCGGCTCTTCTACTATTCATCCTGATTGAACTTGGAAATAGCGAGCCGCTCCTTGAGTTGCGAGTGTTCCGCTCCAAGTCTTTTACAAGTGCTATGTTAATTCTATGGATAACAGCCGCTGCATTCTATGGAAACTTCTTTCTGGTTCCCGTTTATCTCCAGCAGGTGAAAGGACTTAATGCTTTTGATACTGGGCTTCTCATGATATCACCTGCTATTGCCAGTATCGTACTCATGCAGATTGGTGGACGTATGTATGATCGGTTTCGTAGTGTAAAGCTGCTTGTTATTATCGGTACTGCACTTCTTGGTCTGGGAGCATTCTTGCTCTTTACGGATTCATTTGGCAGAGGAACGGGAATCATCCTTGTCGCCATGACCTTAGCCGGATCCGGCCATGCATTATATGCTATGTCTTTGAACGCCTTCGTTATGAACGCTGCACCGCAAGGATTAATCAACCGTGTGACATCCCTAAACAATGCTTCACAGCAAGTTGTGGGCTCCTTTGCCGTGGCTGTCTTCTCAACATTGTTGACAACCCGTATTTCGGCCTCTTCTCATTCCGTACCGAAAGTCGATGCTTGGGCTGATGCGTTCTCGTTTACATTCCTTGTTGTGATGACTGTGGCCGCTCTTGGGGTCGTCATGGGGTTATTGCTCCTTAAGCCGTGGGAACAAGTGGATAAACCCATCGATCAGCAACAGCATAATAAGATGACGGGCGGATAA